Part of the Phaeodactylum tricornutum CCAP 1055/1 chromosome 5, whole genome shotgun sequence genome is shown below.
CTGTTCCCCAAACATTCGACAGCAAAGGAACACAATGTTGTTGACCACCCTTTAGAAAAGATATTGTTGCAATAACGTCATTTGGATGCACACTTCCTTCCATTTGCTTGCCTTTGAGCATTTTGGCCTGTTGTTTGCGTTTGGTGGCGGCACTTTCCTGAGCCGCAGGCGACTCTTGGATCAGAAGTTGAAGGGATTGCGTGTTGGGAGGCAGATGGTTTCCCGCCGTCACCACTACTAGTCCATTAGCATGCTTGTGTACTACCTGTGAAATAATATCCGTGCAGCTATAGGCGTCGTTGGCATCCTTGGGTTTGCTGTCGCTTCGTTCCACAGTGTACGATTCCGCAAAGTATCGGTGGGGAGTTCCGGGTCGTCCCGTGGATAGGATAGGGACGAAACGAACTTGAGCGTATGCTTGCTTATAGGCATCATCGCGGTCTTCGTGTGAACGCTTCCGACCGTTCTGCTTTCCCATGGTGCTGCTACCATGCGTACATTCGAGCAAAATAGGAAAAAAGGACGTAAATTTGAGATACATTTTTCAGTAGATGTTTTCACACATTTGATTGGTCGACATGAAGAGATAATCAATATATACAGTTATTTCGCTTCGAACTTGCTACTTCACAACCAAATGAGATGAATACCGGATTCCTTTCTGTCTGTTTTTTGAGTAGCGAAAAAAGGATTTTACAATGCATTCCCGTTTCATATCCAATCATGTAACCAGAGCCAAGTAATCCTTATTCCCTCCCTCATTATGAGGTGTGCGATGTTCTTCGCGTGACATGCTGGTGTGAACGTCTTTTGTCCGTAATGCTTCATCGATCGTTCACATGTAGATCAGTGGGGGGCAGCACAGGAATTGTTGCCAAGAGCATGCCATATAGAGGAGTTCTCTCTTTCCTTGCGCTCCGACGTGTCTCGACAGTGGCGGGGCTGATGCTACTGGCGATTGTTTCTTCGACATCACGTAGTTTTTCACTTCAATCCCTCCTCCCCACTTACTTGACGAGACGCAAATTCTTCCGCTCAAAACTTTGCCATTCTATGTCTGCTATTCACGGAAATGGCAAATCTTTTGCCACAAATGTCAGAGCCAAGCGCGTCACTCTTCAGGACTTGGATGCCTGCGGGGGCCGGTTACGCCGAGGGGATCTGGTTTCCTTCCCGACGGAAACGGTCTACGGCTTGGGGTGTCACGCGTTGGACGAATTGGCCTGCCGGAAAGTATTCGCCGCTAAAGAACGCCCCCTAACGGATCCATTGATTGTGCACGTCAACGAGGAAGCCAAAGCGCAAGAGCTTTGGCAAGCTACTGCTGATTCGCTGGAAGGGCGGATACTCGCATGTTTAATACACGAGTTTTGGCCGGGTCCATTGACCCTCGTCGCCAAGGCCACAAGTTCCGTTCCGTCCGTGCTCATGGCAGGGACCGGGTTTGTTGCTTGTCGAAGTCCATCACATCCAACGGCGAGAGCTTTAATTGCGAGCGCCGGCGTTCCCATTGCGGCACCGAGTGCGAACAAGTTTGGACACGTTTCGCCAACGTGCGCAGATCATGTTTTTGACGATTTGCGCTACGAAGACGTATGGAttgtggaagaagatgaacCGCTGCAAGTAGGCGTGGAAAGTTCCGTCGCCAAACTAGAAATGCAAGATAAGGCCAGGGGCGTTTTGACCGTCCTGCGGCAGGGAGCAATCTCGGTTTTGGATTTACAGCGGTGTTTACGCAAGGCCAATATTGACAGTGTTCAAGTACGCGCCAATACTAGCCGCTCCACGTCAGACGAGGAGGCAAATGTGGCGCCTGGGCAGACCGTTCGTCATTATTCCCCAAATATCCCTAGTTTTCTGGTATCCAAGTACTGCGTCGAAAGTTATATGAATGATGGCAATCAAAGCAAGCTTGCTGATACTGTAATTGTGGACTACGGAGAGACGATGCTGTCGTGGAAAGAATATTGTGCAGCTTATCGTGATTTGAGTTCAGTGGCGGATTCAACGAAAGCCGCCCAGGCTGTATTTGATACACTTCGATGGGCCGAGCAGGTAGAAGGAGCTTCCCGTGTGCTATTTCCCGATCTAGAGGtcgatgacgaaagcgatgcTCTTATTTTAGCAGTCAAAGACAAGCTGACTAGAGCAGCCAGTGGAGTGGTACTGGAATCCTTGTCCTAGACTTCAATGGCAAACGCATTGCATGGTGTCTATAGTGATTGAACAAAGTGTACTTATGCCTGGCGAATTCGAAGACACGCGTAATGTAGCTTTTTGCTTGTAGCCACCTGTAATGGTTCGCGATACCTCTAGGAGAGCCATCGCTGTAAATAATAATCATGCGGTACAGTGTAAGAATTCTACCATTCATCCCATTGTTGTCTGTTACTCATCGTAGTTCTtccattaacagtaaaagtaATCTGTGTCCGTCCTTTGTATTGGGTAGGAGGATTGGCTTCGCTGCCCGAAATAGTCAAAATTCCTAGGGGGGAGCAGAAGGAGCCAACATCGCAAGGACCTGTCGATAGCGGTTTGTatcgctgactgtgagagagcGATGACTGCGTATGACgaaaaatatatatataatGTAAACATTTGCAACGTGGCCAAGtgtcaaaacaacaacaaaaatacGATCGCAAATGCCGGAAGTGGAAACGATTGTTCTGGAATCGTCGTGACCTATTATATAAATGGCCAGTAGGACATTTCTGTTAGGAGACGGTCGGATAGAGAGTTGAATTGTAAGTATAAATGGCATATCCGGGACTTTACTTCTGAGTATTCACTGTTGCATGAAGATTCGGTGGCATTGACTGGCGAGAGACATCGAAAATCAACACGAACCAATCGCCGTCGAGGAGTTGCGAACGACGAGTTTCGATTGGGTTTGCTGCCTGCACTTGCGATCGGTGACACGCGAAAACCAAAAGACCGAGTTCGCACCACATCCGCACCGGCTAGTTTAGATTCGGAGTGTTTCGTTGTTAGCTCACAATCAGTAGGCCAACAGATCGTCACACGTTGTTCACAGTCGCGCGAAACGGTTCTAAGATTGCCTTCATACAGGGATTTCGAATATTCGCTCACACAAATGAAGACTTCGTCGCGTGTTCACATCCGAAATCGTGTGGTCGTCGAACCCGAACTTCATCTCCATACCGTCGACATCACCGAAGCCATGAGATTACGTGGGGATTCGGGGACCTCACGTCGAGCAACAACGCCAATGACTTCGGACTTTGATCTTGCCGTAATGCCGCGCGAGAAAATTTTTTCTCGATCTCTTCATTCATGGTCTGCACATCATTCTCTGACGACGAACAACTGGATTGCTACCATAGCTCCCGCGTCGAGCCCTTCCGAACCGGGCAGTAGCAACAAGGCCCGCTACGTACAGattccttttccttcggAGCGGGAAGCTCGTAGGTTTTGCAAGGCGTACTCTCCCCCCAGACTCAGTACCGCTGTTCTCTGTCAGCTTTGTCAGCTTACGCCGCAAGCCGCTCGTCACTGCCGAAATTGCGGGGTCACCGTCTGTGACAGCTGTTCCACGCGTTGGGGCATTCGGATGGTTCCCAAGACCTACAACCCACAGTTGCTAACTACTACTGTCCGGGTGTGCAAGTCCTGCGATTGGCTGTCCAACGCGTTCTGCATGGCGTTACTTCAAGGTCGTTACGAAGATGTCTTAACAATCGTCGAAACGGGCAACGTTAATCTCCGTACCTGCTTTGCGGACATTCATCAGGAAGCCATGTTTCCTGTCCACTGTGCCATTCTTGGGGGGTCGCTCGCCACGCTGCAGTGGTTGGTGGAGATGCAAGGATGTCCCTTGTCAGTCAAGAAGGATCCCAAAACGAACCGGGCCTTGTCGTTGCAAACATCCGCTTCCCGCACCTTGCTCGATCTTGCGATGAAAGGACGTCCCAAAATTGACATCCTAGTGTACCTCATACAAAACGGATTGAGCATTAGTGATGTACATGATCCATCGCTGGCCCCCAAAACCCTCGAAGTCGTTCTAAAAGCGGGCTTTCCCATTCACTCTATCGATACGCTCATGCCCGATATGCCTGTCATAACCGACGAATCGGACAAAAAATTCGATGTCAGCCGCAACAAATCTTTGGTGTACGAGGAATCCGTTGCGACACTTGAAGACGCTTGCGTCTTGTGCTGCGAACGCTCTACGGATTGTGTGCTTATCCCTTGTGGACATCAGATTTGTTGTACCGATTGCGGTCACCAACTCACTTCTTGTCCGGTGTGCAAGATAAATTGCAGCGTACTGCGAGTCTATCGTCAGTAGTGGACGTAGGAGCCATCAGCAACGCAGCGCACTGGAAACCGTTTCTGAGTCTAGATTTGCAGTCCGTACTCATTTTTAAATCACACTGACAATTGAGCATTTTTTAATTCGGAGGCACAGCCAATTTTGACTACTTACTACTAGACCAAAAGACAAGCTCATACACTACCATAAAAATCTACATAAAAGCCTTACGTGTGACAAAACTATACGCAACAGATCCTTCTGAACTAAGTGTTTTTGCTGATGGGGTCGTTTCGGTATGGCATGGCCAACAACACGAAGTGCAAGCGTACCTTCGGTCTtaatttcttcttttcataCTTTAAATACTCGCATGAAGGAGGTCGGCATGGCGCAAACTGGACAACGGGACAAGTGCTCGCTGCAGTCCAGACAACAGACTTGATGACCGCAAGGGGTAGCCACGCAACTTCAGAGCGAAGAGTAACAATTAAAGGTGAGCAACGAAGTCTCGCTAGGTAGAGACGAACATATTCAGGCGAGAGTGAAGGACGTACTCGATATTGGCGTCAAAGCAAATGATACCTGTGGACAAACAAGTTGGATAAATGAGAATCTTCTGAGGCTAAGACGGGTTTCAGTAAGTACACCTACATTCATTTTCATCCTGCCGACCATCGTACGAAAAAGAACCTCTACCGGGTCGGCTAATTGCTCCGAAATTGCGAGCTTCTTCACTTAGAGTACGCCCACCTGGCAAATCTCTCTCGCTACCCTGTTCGCGGTCAGGAATAGGCACTGGTACAACGTTTTGATACTCTGAAGAAAGCGGGCTCGTCGTGTCCCCCAAATCCGCCTCGGCGCTGTCATTGACTGTGGCGTCGTGATACAATGCTTCCGACACATCCATTTCGATGGCCTCGGTTGATGTTGTGGCGTTTGGTATGGCCCTTAGAGCAAGCTGAAGGTTTTGGACAAGCGTTTCGCGGGTTAGGGACTTCTCCTCTGCCAAAGAGAGGCCCTTCTCTACAACCAGATATCGAACGATTGGTATCAagttgttttccattgcgaTTCCCAGCAACGACCGGCCCTTTGATGTCACAATTGCCGTATAGTTACAGATTCCATCCTtcgtccttccattgactCGAACGGATTTTATGGGGCAGCAATTCTCGTCGACTAACCATCGCAAGATCGAAAGTGACTCACCGAGAACGCATGCGTGAACAGGGTAGAACAACTCTCCTTTGACCtagaagaaatgaaaatgAGTGGTGGCACTGCAATGCAGCCGGATTCCGTAGGCTGACTACGTACGTTTCCAAAAGGGCACACGATGTTGATGTTCCCAGTAGCGTAAAGAGCAACTGCCTTGTCCTGGTCACCCTccaaaagagcaagacgaaAGCTGTTGCAAAGCCAATCACAGGCCTTGCATATGTTTACTGTCGCTGTTTTCTTTATGTTGTAAGTCTCCGGTACCATCTTTGCCGGCCAAGTCACGGTACAGTCTTTGCAGACGCAAACACCACAATTTCGGCAGTGACAGGCTCGACGGAAGACAGCAAACTTGGACTGGCAGGTATTGCACAGTGGGTGGTTGGCGAACGGCTCCATCCGCGGAGGCGTCCAAGCTTGGGCCAAACATTTTGCCTGGCGTTCGGACGGCAAACTAAAAGCCCGCAAAGATTTAGACGCCTCCATGACATCGTTACTATCCAGAGCCTTTTGATTCGTCTGCAGAGTTGCGATCCACTTTTAAAAGAACAACGAACTACGTATTAGCAACCCGAGACGAAGCTACGATAGAGCATCCAACACGAGCGCTGGAGAACGCACCATTTTTGTGGGCTGGCTGAAGATAACGGAAGCGGGAAGAAGTGTCCGGGAAACGATGTACCTCGCAGCTTCCCCATCAGCAAGACGCCTTCGACTGACAAACGGAGGTTTTGCATCACCGAACAAGGCCTCAAAGGCCTTGTTAGTACCGCGAGCTATGCTGCTGGAAAGCTTTTCGACAATTAAAAAAACTTCAGTGAGTTCGGTGGTAGAGTAAGGGGATATTCTGATGCTATGCGCCATATGACATTACCACTTGTAGTTGTGAGGACGTCCTCTGGACTATCTGATTCCCTGTACTGCCGGCACTTCTGCCACTGGCGTTCGAAGCTTCTCTTTGTACCGTTTCGCTCCCCAAAGGAAGCTGCTCAGGAGAATCTCGAAGCCAATCAGGACGTGAgttgtcttcttccccaaCAGAAGAATTTCTGGTACTGGGTTCAGCAGTTTGTCTAGGAGGTGGGAGAGGCAACGGGAACGCGGACCCATTCCCCGTCTGTGCCGATGTATCATCTCTAAAGGAAGTATCTGTGCCTTCCATAGACAGTGAGCGTGTGAAAGGTGCTACCGTTGGAATGGAATCGACGGTTTCAGCGTTCAAAATAGTTGGAACCAGAAGAGCTGCGCGAACATTACCAAAACTAATAGGCTCTTCACCGTCAGAACCGCCATCTACAGTCTCAACTACAAAATCTACTTGCCGCAATTCATTTGGCTCGTCGCTTCTTGCTGTATTACGGTCAAGATGTGACTCATTAGCCAGCGTGAAGGCAAAATTGTGGTCCGTTCCCACGAGCTCagcttccgtttcgttcTCTGAAACCTCGGACGGATGTATCTCTTCCTGAATCCCAAGAACTTCCGCTTCTTGGTCGGCGATAGGCTCTATTCCACTGTTGCTGTACTCGGAGAAGTCAACAGCTGCTGGTTTAACGTCAATCAAAGGCAAGGACGTATCCAGAACGAGAACCTGGGCTTCTTCCGTGTGCTTCCATGAAGGGATATCTTCTTCCGAAGCGAGGGGGGCACTGTCAATCACAGTTGCCTCGGTAGCTTCATTGTCGACCGTTCTCAATGCTGAAAAGActgcactgactgtgaattcatCCGCTTCTGTACTTTCCACGTTTTCGTTGTCCATTGCATTGCTGACTGTCCTGGTGAAGTCCTGTCCAACCAGTTCCGCTCTAACGGCATCTTGGACAATTTCATTCGGATGCACGTCATACTCCGATATAGCGACGACTGTCGCTTCTTGTCCATGCTTCTTGATGTTCTGTGCCACCAGTGGATCGCTCCTTTCTCCGGCGTAAGCTGCCCTCTTCATGGCAAGAATTTCTCTGTCTTCGACGGTCATTTCGTCCCAGGGATCATCGGACATTCTAGCCGAGCCGAGTACAACTGCTTCCTCAGTGAGAGTGTTCAGCGAGGCTTCAGCATAGGTTGATTCCACTCTGATATTTTCCGACTGCTCTCGTTTTCCTTGTTCAAGTTGTGCTGTTGTCGATATTCCATCAGCATCTTCAATCCGCGCAACATTCGGATAAAGAGAGGCACCAAATAATGGTAGACTTCctgaaaagcaaaaagaactAGATCGGTCGAAATTTAGTGACGCTCTAAAAATTTCTTCCACACTTTCGCCGCGCTCCATACTGTCGATGCTGTTTATCCCCGGACAAGCAGTGCAATCTCCGTTCGCGGGCTGGTCTAAAGTACTCGCCTGGGTTTCATCGTTGTTGTCAATAGTATCCGAGACGGACGTCTCAACAAACGCACTCTGAATATCATCCAATGTGGGTGGTCTCAGCGAGCAGGACAGATGCTCAACCCCATCGACGGATGGCATGTTTCCGTCACGGGAACTTTTAGACTCTGGTGTCCTGTCGGCTGCCTTTCGACGAAATCCGAAGTAAGTCCAGGAGTGGAGAACGGAGGCAGTCTGCAGGGGCTCGTCGCTTCTTTTTTTAACCTTTCCGTCTCGTTAAAACGTATCATGGTCTATACGGGCAGAGCCGAGAGTATACTCGCTATTCCTTGCCAATTCTCATTCGCGCGCCCAGTTTCACTTTCATGGAGTTTCTTGGTTCGTGGTTCGGATGCACATATTTCTTCTGGCTGTTTCGAGGATAATTTGTCCTTACGTCAAAACCGTGACCAGCAGTCCCGCCAAACAATACACCGTAATTTCAGTTCTCCTTCCTCAAAATGTTACGTTGCAATAAGAAAAACGAAATAATTAactgaaaagaaaatccactatttTGGATGTTCAGGGGTCCTTGCTTGGGAAAAACTAACGGATGTTAAATATCTTTATTTCATGCGGTCATCGTCACGCTTTTCGTAAAAGATGCTAAATAGTAAATATGTTTGACAACTATTGTGTTGGCGCTTGCGATCTAAGCAGAAAGATTAGTTCGAAGAGAGAATTGAGTTTTTCTACTGGCAACTGCTATAAACAATCACAATGATTACTCAATAGGTATTTCCGGCGAAAATTAAatacttactgttaaaaaCAATTGcctttttcccaaatagtgtAATTTTCAGCTCTGCTCATCCCGaatagtggattttcttAAATAATTATT
Proteins encoded:
- a CDS encoding predicted protein, with translation MYLKFTSFFPILLECTHGSSTMGKQNGRKRSHEDRDDAYKQAYAQVRFVPILSTGRPGTPHRYFAESYTVERSDSKPKDANDAYSCTDIISQVVHKHANGLVVVTAGNHLPPNTQSLQLLIQESPAAQESAATKRKQQAKMLKGKQMEGSVHPNDVIATISFLKGGQQHCVPLLSNVWGTVLEVNPSLGEPKARLPRSIAEDPLLDGYLAVVLPSGPFPPAVTLTGELLKKETDNSGECFRQAEK
- a CDS encoding predicted protein; this encodes TLQDLDACGGRLRRGDLVSFPTETVYGLGCHALDELACRKVFAAKERPLTDPLIVHVNEEAKAQELWQATADSLEGRILACLIHEFWPGPLTLVAKATSSVPSVLMAGTGFVACRSPSHPTARALIASAGVPIAAPSANKFGHVSPTCADHVFDDLRYEDVWIVEEDEPLQVGVESSVAKLEMQDKARGVLTVLRQGAISVLDLQRCLRKANIDSVQVRANTSRSTSDEEANVAPGQTVRHYSPNIPSFLVSKYCVESYMNDGNQSKLADTVIVDYGETMLSWKEYCAAYRDLSSVADSTKAAQAVFDTLRWAEQVEGASRVLFPDLEVDDESDALILAVKDKLTRAASGVVLESLS
- a CDS encoding predicted protein, with product MKTSSRVHIRNRVVVEPELHLHTVDITEAMRLRGDSGTSRRATTPMTSDFDLAVMPREKIFSRSLHSWSAHHSLTTNNWIATIAPASSPSEPGSSNKARYVQIPFPSEREARRFCKAYSPPRLSTAVLCQLCQLTPQAARHCRNCGVTVCDSCSTRWGIRMVPKTYNPQLLTTTVRVCKSCDWLSNAFCMALLQGRYEDVLTIVETGNVNLRTCFADIHQEAMFPVHCAILGGSLATLQWLVEMQGCPLSVKKDPKTNRALSLQTSASRTLLDLAMKGRPKIDILVYLIQNGLSISDVHDPSLAPKTLEVVLKAGFPIHSIDTLMPDMPVITDESDKKFDVSRNKSLVYEESVATLEDACVLCCERSTDCVLIPCGHQICCTDCGHQLTSCPVCKINCSVLRVYRQ
- a CDS encoding predicted protein, with amino-acid sequence MPSVDGVEHLSCSLRPPTLDDIQSAFVETSVSDTIDNNDETQASTLDQPANGDCTACPGINSIDSMERGESVEEIFRASLNFDRSSSFCFSGSLPLFGASLYPNVARIEDADGISTTAQLEQGKREQSENIRVESTYAEASLNTLTEEAVVLGSARMSDDPWDEMTVEDREILAMKRAAYAGERSDPLVAQNIKKHGQEATVVAISEYDVHPNEIVQDAVRAELVGQDFTRTVSNAMDNENVESTEADEFTVSAVFSALRTVDNEATEATVIDSAPLASEEDIPSWKHTEEAQVLVLDTSLPLIDVKPAAVDFSEYSNSGIEPIADQEAEVLGIQEEIHPSEVSENETEAELVGTDHNFAFTLANESHLDRNTARSDEPNELRQVDFVVETVDGGSDGEEPISFGNVRAALLVPTILNAETVDSIPTVAPFTRSLSMEGTDTSFRDDTSAQTGNGSAFPLPLPPPRQTAEPSTRNSSVGEEDNSRPDWLRDSPEQLPLGSETVQREASNASGRSAGSTGNQIVQRTSSQLQVVIIARGTNKAFEALFGDAKPPFVSRRRLADGEAARYIVSRTLLPASVIFSQPTKMTNQKALDSNDVMEASKSLRAFSLPSERQAKCLAQAWTPPRMEPFANHPLFRLALLEGDQDKAVALYATGNINIVCPFGNVKGELFYPVHACVLGESLSILRWLVDENCCPIKSVRVNGRTKDGICNYTAIVTSKGRSLLGIAMENNLIPIVRYLVVEKGLSLAEEKSLTRETLVQNLQLALRAIPNATTSTEAIEMDVSEALYHDATVNDSAEADLGDTTSPLSSEYQNVVPVPIPDREQGSERDLPGGRTLSEEARNFGAISRPGRGSFSYDGRQDENEFAWLPLAVIKSVVWTAASTCPVVQFAPCRPPSCEYLKYEKKKLRPKIFMVVYELVFWSSSK